The region TAGGTGGCGGGTTTTGTGCTATTCCGGGAACTAGCAAGTTGTACGGAATCGGTGTCGCTCGGTAGGGGAGGGGCGGACGACCAAGAAGAAGATGGGAGCCCTGGGAAGTGGAGCTCATTGCGCATGAGCATGAATTCGTGGATATCTCCGCGGGAGACTATGAGGCGAGTATTTCGGTATTCGGAGGAGGGCCGAGGGCCTGTACTTACCAGGGCAGGCCTCTGCTGACGGATTATCCGAAGGGGTTCAACCCGCCCCTGTCCGCTGGAACACTTCTCGCTCCGTGGCCGAATCGAGTGGCGGATGGGGTCTTTATCTTCGACGGTGATGTCTGCCGGCTCGACATCACGGAGCCGTCTCGCGCCAATGCAATCCACGGTTTCGTCGCAGATCGGCTGTGGCAGGTCAGCGAGACAAAGCTAGATTCGGTGACCCTGACTACGACAATTGCCGACGAGCCGGGGTGGAAGTGGCCCCTGGAGTTGTCCGTGACCTGGAGCGTCGATGAAGACGAAGGGCTCGTCGGGGAGGTCCGCGTCAAAAACTGTTCGGACCAACCGGCACCGTTCGGATTCGGGTGGCATCCGTACCTGTGCGCGTTGGGCGAGGAGGTCAATGGCTGTAGCCTGACTCTCCCCGTGGACAAGAACCTTCCCCTGGAGCCCATTCGAAATCTTCCGGCCGGCCCGGCTATCGACGCCGACCGTGTTCTGGAGGGCGTCGGGACAGCGGCACCTCTAGCTGGCGTATGGCTCGATCATTGTTTCTTTGATTCCGCAGACGGCGGAGTCCAGGGAGGTGGCCGTCGTGAAGCGAAGCTGACCGGTCCGGATGGCCGAGGGGTAAGGCTTTGGGCGGACGAAAACTTTGCCTGGTTCCAGGTTTATACGGCCGACCCCGCTAGGCGTGAGGGCTTCCCCGGCCACGGGAAGGCAATTGCGGTGGAACCGATGACTTGTCCTCCGGACGCATTGCGTTCAGGTAGGGGGGTAATAACGTTGAATTTCGGAGAGGTAAAACAACTGGTCATGGGGTTGCAAGTACTAAATCGAAAGTAGGGCTCCACCCATTTGGGTTAGGAAACAGTGATGGTCGTTCAGTGTCGGTTAGGTGGAATTTAAACTCGTAAACAGATGTAAAGGTTCTGCGGAACTTTTTTGCAACTGGTTCTGAATCCATTAACTCCAACGCTAGGAGGGCCATTGTGATTTTGGCACAATCGGCACTGAGACTAGACGCGACATGGGTTGACTACTCCCTCGTCGCCCTCTACTTCGTTTTTGTTCTCGGCATTGGCTGGGCCGCGCGCTCCAAGGTGTCGAGCTCTATCGACTTCTTCCTTTCCGGCAGGTCACTTCCTGCATGGGTGACAGGCCTGGCCTTTATCTCGGCTAACCTGGGCGCCGTCGAAATCGTCGGACACTCCGCAAACGGTGTCCAGTACGGCTTCCAGACCATGCACTACTTCTGGATCGGCGCCATCCCGGCGATGGTGTTCCTCGGCATCGTGATGATGCCCTTCTACTACGGCTCGAAGGTGCGTTCTGTCCCGGAGTTCATGCTCCGGCGCTTCGGACCGGGAGCTCACCTGGTCAACGCCCTGTCCTTCGCCATCGCACAGCTGCTCATCGCCGGCGTTAACCTCCTCCTCCTGGCAAAGGTTGTCAACTCTCTGCTGGGCTGGCCTCTGTGGGTGACGCTGATTGTCGCAGCCGTGATTGTGCTTTCCTACATCACTCTCGGCGGATTGTCCGCAGCCATCTACAACGAGGTGCTGCAGTTCTTCGTTATTATCGCGGCACTGCTTCCTCTGACCATGATTGGCCTGCATCAGGTCGGTGGCTGGTCCGGTCTGCAGGAAAAGGTCGCAGCTTCCTCGCACTTCCACACTTGGCCGGGAACGGAAATCTCCGGCTTTGACAACCCCGTGGTATCCGTCATCGGCCTGGTATTCGGCCTCGGCTTCGTGCTCTCCTTCGGTTACTGGACCACCAATTTCGTCGAGGTCCAGCGCTCCATGGCCGCAGACTCGCTTTCCTCGGCGCGCAAGACTCCGATTATTGGTGCCTTCCCGAAGATGTTCATCCCCTTCATCGTGGTGATTCCGGGCATGGTGGCAGGCGCTACGGTAACGCCAATTATGGACAAGTCCGCCCAGCCGAACGACGCAATCCTGTACCTCATGCGCGACCTTCTGCCCAACGGCCTTCTCGGCATCGCCATCGCTGGTCTGCTTGCGGCATTCATGGCGGGCATGGCCGCAAATATCTCCGCGTTCAACACGGTGTTTAGCTACGACATCTGGCAGACCTACGTCGTCAAGGACCGCAAGGATGACTACTACCTGACCGTCGGGCGCGTGGCGACGATCGCCGCGACCGCCATCGCGGTATTCACGGCTTTGATTGCCAATAACTTCGGCAACGTTATGGACTACCTGCAGACGCTGTTCGGATTCTTCAACGCACCTCTGTTCGCAACATTCCTCATCGGCATGTTCTGGAAGCGCATGACCCCGACCGCAGGTTGGGCATCC is a window of Corynebacterium lactis RW2-5 DNA encoding:
- a CDS encoding aldose 1-epimerase family protein; the protein is MELIAHEHEFVDISAGDYEASISVFGGGPRACTYQGRPLLTDYPKGFNPPLSAGTLLAPWPNRVADGVFIFDGDVCRLDITEPSRANAIHGFVADRLWQVSETKLDSVTLTTTIADEPGWKWPLELSVTWSVDEDEGLVGEVRVKNCSDQPAPFGFGWHPYLCALGEEVNGCSLTLPVDKNLPLEPIRNLPAGPAIDADRVLEGVGTAAPLAGVWLDHCFFDSADGGVQGGGRREAKLTGPDGRGVRLWADENFAWFQVYTADPARREGFPGHGKAIAVEPMTCPPDALRSGRGVITLNFGEVKQLVMGLQVLNRK
- a CDS encoding sodium:solute symporter family protein — translated: MILAQSALRLDATWVDYSLVALYFVFVLGIGWAARSKVSSSIDFFLSGRSLPAWVTGLAFISANLGAVEIVGHSANGVQYGFQTMHYFWIGAIPAMVFLGIVMMPFYYGSKVRSVPEFMLRRFGPGAHLVNALSFAIAQLLIAGVNLLLLAKVVNSLLGWPLWVTLIVAAVIVLSYITLGGLSAAIYNEVLQFFVIIAALLPLTMIGLHQVGGWSGLQEKVAASSHFHTWPGTEISGFDNPVVSVIGLVFGLGFVLSFGYWTTNFVEVQRSMAADSLSSARKTPIIGAFPKMFIPFIVVIPGMVAGATVTPIMDKSAQPNDAILYLMRDLLPNGLLGIAIAGLLAAFMAGMAANISAFNTVFSYDIWQTYVVKDRKDDYYLTVGRVATIAATAIAVFTALIANNFGNVMDYLQTLFGFFNAPLFATFLIGMFWKRMTPTAGWASLVSGTGAAIIYWYVAEFTSASSTLFNLPGQGTAFVAASIAFVVDVIVAVAVSLVTQPKPDEELVGFVKSVTPKAHLTDAAEASLPWYQRTVPLGILCLVLVIVLNVVFA